One segment of Rubripirellula amarantea DNA contains the following:
- a CDS encoding PEP-CTERM sorting domain-containing protein has product MLRKFLCIAALAVCAANSDAGVLGSSLTFDGSPDGLTDDSVGVFIDTNSDGFADVIQGVVYLGASTKTDPDSIYNVTGGNLYAAYSIGLDLVSATATQQDYTGTAAPAGFSVLDIVNSLSQPVTDLATTFRSAGSAALAIFTDNGSATQSTNLSAFKNTGAANSALDLNYTGTATEFDVVMVAGFDGIDDYYTITNYILGGGFFTGTFDGAFTVLRDEFNSSVQYVPIDDGVALGDIVIASQGNDPAGAGSFSRDNTNGFTFGDEANFLINPVPEPATVLAFVGIGAIGLGARRRRRTA; this is encoded by the coding sequence ATGTTACGTAAATTTTTATGTATCGCGGCACTTGCTGTATGTGCTGCTAATTCGGATGCGGGTGTCCTCGGTAGTTCACTCACTTTTGATGGATCACCTGATGGCCTTACCGATGACAGCGTTGGTGTGTTTATCGACACTAACAGCGACGGCTTTGCGGACGTTATCCAAGGCGTTGTTTACCTCGGAGCGTCAACGAAGACCGATCCAGATTCGATCTACAATGTCACTGGCGGAAATCTATATGCTGCATACTCAATAGGTTTGGACCTGGTATCCGCTACTGCGACGCAGCAGGACTACACCGGTACAGCGGCACCTGCTGGATTCAGTGTGCTAGACATCGTGAATTCGCTCAGTCAGCCAGTCACGGACCTCGCAACGACATTCCGCAGTGCTGGCTCGGCTGCACTTGCCATTTTCACTGATAATGGAAGCGCAACGCAAAGCACGAATCTATCAGCATTCAAGAACACGGGGGCCGCGAACTCCGCCTTGGATTTGAACTACACTGGTACCGCTACCGAGTTTGATGTGGTTATGGTGGCCGGATTCGACGGAATCGACGATTACTACACAATTACCAACTACATATTGGGCGGTGGTTTTTTCACTGGAACTTTCGACGGTGCGTTCACCGTCCTGAGGGACGAGTTTAATAGCTCAGTTCAGTATGTCCCAATTGATGATGGTGTAGCGCTTGGCGATATCGTGATTGCAAGCCAAGGCAATGACCCAGCCGGAGCTGGTTCGTTTTCTAGGGATAATACCAATGGATTTACGTTTGGTGACGAAGCCAATTTCCTAATCAATCCAGTTCCAGAACCAGCAACCGTGTTGGCATTTGTTGGGATTGGAGCAATCGGGCTAGGCGCACGACGTCGTCGCCGAACTGCCTAA
- a CDS encoding VanZ family protein — protein MTCQRACALLFVAWALMLTYGSWHPFRVGPDTVGDAWKTWLANGSAKGQSVSDLAVNLFAGVPLGFLGVMAIAKLKRFHTIRMPSVLIVLIVIVAISLVVELGQCRIVGRTSSMNDTVAQVMGGLLGSLIAWFAGDWIRGRLDVMTSSFQEAQSKATALLQLYAAGYCLWMLIPFAPVSLSELAAKWRTGMISMTAFAEFDPWQVTYTLAVSSVAAVPIGWLVAQFFLNISRSKNWLAAISVAVAVVVSLEFLQIFVESRVAALDDAIGSAAGALIGVWLFARVSEAPDHFESGSLAGLVPTLCALLLTVAYIAVALAPFDLATTSSELRMNLQRFESSNWLEGNSMLMVSNLFRSFLWSIALGGSMGWVVSQSKTYTKALWVGACIASVIICVGTEAMQFLSLQHDPSVLDAIARLLGVVVGLFIARLFQFDANHMTLANSRTKEA, from the coding sequence ATGACTTGTCAAAGAGCTTGTGCTTTGCTGTTTGTTGCTTGGGCGTTGATGCTCACGTATGGCTCTTGGCATCCGTTCCGAGTTGGTCCCGACACGGTGGGTGACGCTTGGAAAACATGGCTTGCCAACGGTTCAGCAAAAGGACAATCGGTCAGTGACCTAGCGGTGAACCTATTTGCCGGGGTTCCACTTGGATTTCTTGGTGTGATGGCGATCGCAAAACTGAAACGCTTTCACACGATACGCATGCCTTCGGTCCTGATCGTATTGATAGTCATCGTCGCGATCTCGCTTGTCGTTGAACTTGGGCAATGCAGAATCGTCGGCCGCACGTCGTCGATGAACGACACGGTGGCCCAGGTCATGGGCGGGCTGCTGGGTTCGTTGATCGCTTGGTTCGCCGGCGATTGGATACGAGGGCGTCTGGATGTCATGACGTCATCATTTCAAGAAGCACAATCCAAAGCGACCGCGTTGTTACAACTGTATGCTGCTGGGTACTGCTTGTGGATGCTCATACCGTTCGCGCCAGTTTCGTTGTCGGAGTTAGCGGCCAAGTGGCGTACGGGCATGATATCCATGACCGCATTCGCGGAATTTGATCCTTGGCAGGTGACCTATACCTTGGCAGTTAGCTCAGTTGCCGCAGTCCCCATTGGTTGGCTAGTGGCCCAATTCTTTCTAAACATTAGCAGGAGTAAAAACTGGCTCGCAGCGATTTCAGTCGCAGTCGCGGTGGTCGTATCACTGGAATTCCTGCAGATCTTTGTCGAATCTCGTGTGGCTGCTTTGGATGACGCAATCGGATCCGCCGCGGGGGCCTTGATCGGCGTTTGGCTGTTCGCGCGAGTCTCAGAAGCTCCTGATCACTTTGAATCAGGATCGCTCGCCGGACTTGTGCCAACGCTATGCGCTCTCTTGTTGACCGTGGCGTATATCGCCGTAGCTTTGGCGCCATTCGATTTAGCGACCACGTCCTCCGAGCTGCGAATGAATCTCCAACGATTCGAATCGAGCAACTGGCTTGAGGGCAACTCAATGCTGATGGTTTCGAATCTATTTCGCTCCTTCCTTTGGTCTATCGCGCTGGGAGGATCGATGGGATGGGTTGTCAGCCAATCAAAGACTTACACGAAGGCACTTTGGGTCGGGGCCTGCATTGCTTCAGTAATAATCTGTGTTGGTACAGAAGCGATGCAATTCCTCTCACTTCAACATGACCCTAGCGTGCTTGATGCGATCGCACGCTTGCTTGGAGTAGTAGTTGGATTGTTTATTGCCCGACTATTCCAATTTGACGCAAACCATATGACGTTAGCCAACTCAAGAACCAAAGAAGCATAG
- a CDS encoding glycosyltransferase encodes MKDSGQSHNANDNKSDRLLVFSDDWGRHPSSCQHLVRRLLPEVPTTWVNTIGMRPPRLDWLTLQRGAGKIAGWLKRPPTDESAQGATDLPAGLSVIDAKMWPWMTRGHDRWLNQQLLTRQLFAAAQDAVVITTIPIVADLVGHLPAKRWVYYCVDDFSVWPGLDSQMLGQMENALLPKMDVIVAASDTLAAGIASRGHHAEVLTHGVDLDFWNQPLQNSENDPLVDHPQVAADAAPFVLFWGVVDRRLNADWVLALADSMSAGTIVLAGPQQDPDPRLHHHQRISLTGAVPFESLPALAKRAAILIMPYADLPVTRAMQPLKLKEYLATGLPVVASSLPAVREWSDCLEMVDDESAFIASVKSVLDAGGDVDDRYTQRRQDRLSLESWEKKSELFFRSAVKDGDHAIA; translated from the coding sequence ATGAAGGATTCTGGGCAATCGCACAACGCAAATGACAACAAATCAGATCGACTGCTCGTTTTTTCTGATGACTGGGGACGGCATCCGAGTAGTTGTCAGCACTTGGTGCGGCGTTTGTTGCCGGAAGTGCCGACGACTTGGGTCAATACCATCGGGATGCGACCGCCTCGCTTGGATTGGCTAACGCTTCAACGCGGTGCAGGTAAGATTGCGGGGTGGCTGAAACGGCCACCGACCGACGAATCGGCCCAAGGGGCTACGGATTTGCCGGCGGGTTTATCGGTGATCGATGCAAAGATGTGGCCTTGGATGACCCGTGGCCACGATCGCTGGCTTAACCAGCAATTACTGACTCGGCAATTGTTCGCGGCGGCCCAAGACGCGGTGGTGATCACGACGATTCCGATCGTTGCCGATCTGGTCGGACATCTGCCCGCGAAGCGGTGGGTCTACTACTGCGTGGATGACTTCTCTGTTTGGCCGGGGCTTGATAGTCAAATGCTGGGCCAAATGGAAAATGCATTGCTACCGAAGATGGATGTGATCGTCGCGGCCAGTGACACGCTCGCCGCCGGGATCGCGTCACGAGGGCACCACGCCGAAGTCCTCACGCATGGAGTCGATCTAGATTTTTGGAATCAACCACTGCAAAACAGCGAAAACGATCCTCTGGTTGATCACCCGCAAGTCGCCGCTGACGCTGCTCCGTTCGTTCTTTTTTGGGGTGTTGTTGATCGCAGGTTGAATGCCGATTGGGTGCTCGCATTGGCGGATTCCATGTCGGCGGGCACGATTGTGTTGGCGGGGCCACAACAGGATCCAGATCCTCGGCTGCATCATCATCAACGTATCTCGTTGACAGGAGCAGTTCCGTTTGAATCGTTGCCCGCATTGGCAAAACGGGCGGCGATCTTGATCATGCCCTATGCCGACTTGCCGGTAACGCGGGCCATGCAACCGCTGAAGCTAAAAGAATACTTGGCGACCGGATTACCGGTGGTCGCGAGTTCGTTGCCAGCCGTCAGGGAATGGAGTGATTGTTTGGAAATGGTGGATGACGAATCGGCATTCATCGCATCGGTTAAATCAGTTCTGGACGCGGGCGGAGACGTGGACGATCGCTACACACAGCGACGACAGGACCGACTCTCGTTAGAAAGCTGGGAGAAAAAGTCTGAGCTGTTCTTTCGTTCGGCTGTTAAAGACGGTGACCACGCAATCGCCTAA
- a CDS encoding aminotransferase class V-fold PLP-dependent enzyme, whose protein sequence is MELDHDYSDDFPALSSRPKPMVYLDSAATTLKPNTVVDAVRWFLENGTSSVHRAFHTRSIDATDRFEGTRERLARWFGADTDEIVLTHGTTEAINLVRHGWQGLRRVATTLMEHHSNFVPWMDLERCDVIHVDSTGTLDWEGLEHSLKTGIDLVAVTQMSNVLAAAVDLERLVPLVHRYGARVLIDAAQTASHDPPNVRNLGIDFLACSGHKMLGPSGCGALYVKRELHEELKPMLLGGHMVDHVFPDSWTIQKAPQRYEAGTPPIESVIGWGAAIDYLQQIGTATLKQHLSELSSYLIDRLESVPGVKIVGPSRGQSRGPLASFSVEGLEASAIARILAQRDEVFVRAGFHCAQPLHQTLGLRPSVRASLQIYNTRADIDRFAKILGSVAKLGVM, encoded by the coding sequence TTGGAATTAGATCACGATTACTCCGACGATTTTCCGGCGCTGTCATCCCGTCCGAAACCGATGGTGTACCTTGACAGCGCGGCGACAACGCTCAAGCCCAACACGGTCGTTGACGCGGTACGTTGGTTCTTAGAAAACGGCACTTCATCGGTACATCGTGCGTTCCACACAAGAAGTATCGATGCTACGGATCGCTTTGAGGGAACGCGTGAGCGATTGGCACGCTGGTTCGGCGCCGACACCGATGAGATTGTTCTGACCCATGGCACGACCGAGGCGATCAACCTAGTGCGTCATGGATGGCAGGGACTTCGCCGTGTCGCAACAACGCTGATGGAACACCACAGCAATTTTGTGCCTTGGATGGACCTGGAACGCTGCGACGTGATTCACGTCGACTCGACGGGAACGCTGGACTGGGAAGGACTCGAACACAGTCTTAAGACAGGCATCGACTTAGTCGCTGTCACGCAGATGAGCAATGTTCTTGCCGCTGCCGTAGATTTGGAGCGGTTGGTTCCGCTGGTTCATCGATATGGGGCTCGCGTGCTGATCGATGCAGCACAAACGGCATCTCATGATCCACCCAATGTGCGAAACTTAGGTATCGATTTCCTGGCTTGTAGCGGGCACAAGATGTTAGGGCCGAGTGGCTGCGGTGCACTCTATGTAAAGCGAGAACTGCATGAAGAACTCAAGCCCATGCTGCTTGGTGGCCACATGGTAGACCACGTTTTTCCGGATAGTTGGACAATTCAAAAAGCCCCGCAGCGATACGAAGCGGGGACACCGCCTATCGAGAGCGTGATCGGTTGGGGTGCCGCCATTGATTATCTCCAACAAATCGGCACCGCAACGTTGAAGCAGCATTTGAGCGAGCTCAGCTCCTACTTGATTGACCGACTTGAATCAGTCCCCGGTGTAAAGATCGTCGGGCCTTCGCGCGGCCAATCCCGTGGACCGCTCGCGAGCTTTTCTGTCGAAGGATTGGAAGCCTCGGCGATCGCGAGAATTTTGGCGCAACGGGACGAAGTTTTCGTTCGTGCAGGCTTCCACTGCGCCCAGCCGCTGCATCAGACTCTCGGATTGCGGCCTTCTGTCCGAGCAAGCTTACAGATCTATAACACACGAGCCGACATAGATCGTTTTGCGAAGATCCTCGGCAGCGTTGCAAAATTGGGTGTGATGTGA
- a CDS encoding phenylacetate--CoA ligase family protein, with protein sequence MGNIPTKDEGAINRDGLSLFDCLTQFPLTTKDDVETNFPDRITDGSDSSDWRLMSTRGTAQRLITVQGFAKRDAVRAAQLRSLRLSGGYQPGMPMVEIPPEICDVVCGDEGERDEGVLSQAWEMFRNRRLLDAKSVRELRGLVERHWILNRKMYPGFGRFGSHPPNHVLDEYVKRLRRDRPYVLKALATYLVAIAKHIRDNNVQPLSIPVIKTMGSRVTPSQRAVLEQSFGGTYWDDYGSAEFGSIACECDQHDGLHVFDDLFFVEVVDAEGKRMPDGKLGWIVVTDLVNTTMPLIRYKIGDVGTMTAETCQCGRTAPRIKVKGRAFDTIVDGQSRWRTTDDIVDFLEDFPGVDSGQLTAIGNQRYELTVVEDPKQTLDQPKLCDEFSSWIGQDAKIELRVASTLQPESGGKFRYVRGDLDQQRAEQIVSSGFSPP encoded by the coding sequence TTGGGAAACATTCCGACGAAAGACGAAGGAGCCATAAATCGTGATGGCCTTTCGCTTTTCGATTGTCTGACTCAATTCCCATTGACGACCAAAGACGATGTTGAAACCAACTTCCCCGATCGAATCACTGACGGCAGCGATTCTTCGGATTGGCGATTGATGTCAACACGGGGCACCGCACAGCGACTGATCACTGTTCAAGGATTTGCAAAGCGTGATGCCGTGCGAGCGGCTCAGCTAAGATCACTTCGCCTCTCAGGTGGATATCAACCAGGCATGCCAATGGTCGAGATCCCGCCGGAAATCTGTGACGTGGTGTGTGGAGATGAAGGCGAACGGGACGAGGGGGTGCTGTCGCAGGCCTGGGAAATGTTCCGGAACCGTAGACTATTGGATGCCAAATCTGTTCGTGAATTGCGGGGGCTCGTTGAGCGTCATTGGATATTAAACCGAAAAATGTATCCGGGATTCGGACGCTTCGGCTCACACCCGCCCAACCATGTCCTGGATGAGTACGTTAAGCGACTTCGACGAGACCGCCCGTATGTTCTCAAGGCGCTCGCGACCTACCTCGTGGCAATCGCCAAACACATTCGAGACAACAACGTTCAACCTTTGTCCATTCCTGTGATTAAGACGATGGGTAGTCGCGTAACGCCTAGTCAGCGTGCCGTGCTGGAGCAATCGTTTGGCGGAACCTACTGGGATGATTACGGTAGTGCCGAGTTCGGATCCATCGCCTGCGAATGCGATCAACACGATGGCCTTCATGTCTTTGACGATCTGTTTTTCGTTGAAGTCGTTGACGCAGAGGGCAAACGTATGCCTGATGGAAAGCTTGGCTGGATCGTGGTAACCGACCTTGTAAACACCACGATGCCTTTGATCCGCTATAAGATTGGCGACGTTGGAACGATGACCGCCGAGACCTGCCAATGCGGTCGAACAGCACCGCGTATCAAGGTCAAAGGGCGGGCTTTCGACACCATCGTCGATGGGCAATCACGCTGGCGAACCACCGACGACATTGTAGATTTCTTGGAGGATTTTCCAGGTGTGGATTCTGGGCAACTCACAGCAATTGGAAATCAACGCTATGAGCTGACGGTCGTAGAAGATCCGAAACAGACGCTAGACCAACCGAAACTTTGTGATGAGTTTTCATCTTGGATTGGTCAAGACGCGAAAATCGAACTGCGTGTCGCATCAACGCTTCAGCCTGAGTCCGGCGGGAAGTTTCGGTACGTTCGAGGTGATCTCGATCAGCAACGCGCCGAGCAGATCGTAAGCAGCGGCTTCTCGCCTCCGTGA
- a CDS encoding methyltransferase domain-containing protein, with translation MWLLIGKIARLARRFFNSPVATVKDVPTDIESLRMHLRGNSIFRRPQDLAFASHCPARMLDEMMAIWKPNSVLDVGCGTGKAIDHLLSLGLTDLVGLEGSQLAIDHANQPEKLFCHDLTNPIDLGRKFDVVYSFEVAEHLPPQAANIFVDTLVNHGNRILMTAARPGQGGMGHLNEQEPAYWIEKLKNRGFEYAERDTNLLKDVRDEHYKNIMAFVRRPPGVSNA, from the coding sequence ATGTGGTTGCTAATTGGAAAAATAGCTCGGCTCGCGCGACGATTCTTCAACTCTCCCGTCGCGACAGTGAAGGATGTCCCAACCGACATCGAGTCGTTGCGCATGCATTTGAGGGGCAACTCCATCTTCCGCCGCCCTCAAGATTTGGCTTTCGCCTCGCATTGCCCAGCAAGAATGCTTGATGAAATGATGGCAATCTGGAAACCAAACAGCGTATTAGATGTTGGGTGCGGGACAGGAAAGGCGATTGATCACCTTTTGTCCCTTGGTTTAACGGACTTGGTTGGCCTTGAAGGGTCTCAACTAGCGATTGATCACGCGAATCAACCAGAAAAACTTTTTTGCCACGACCTGACCAACCCGATCGATTTAGGGCGAAAGTTCGATGTAGTTTACAGTTTCGAAGTGGCAGAACATTTACCCCCACAAGCAGCAAACATCTTCGTGGACACGTTGGTTAATCACGGCAACCGCATCCTCATGACGGCAGCCCGTCCCGGTCAAGGCGGAATGGGACATCTCAATGAGCAAGAACCCGCCTACTGGATCGAAAAGTTGAAGAACCGGGGATTCGAATACGCTGAGCGAGATACCAATCTTCTCAAGGATGTTCGTGACGAGCACTACAAGAACATCATGGCCTTCGTGCGTCGACCGCCGGGCGTGTCAAACGCGTGA
- a CDS encoding transposase codes for METKTGKVVLKVPRLRKLPFETRIIERYERRESRVEDTHLEKYLLGESVCRVKGNHRGSLITRVTSSTQ; via the coding sequence TTGGAGACCAAGACCGGCAAGGTTGTCCTGAAAGTGCCACGACTTCGCAAGCTTCCCTTTGAGACTCGAATCATCGAACGTTACGAACGGCGTGAGTCGCGCGTTGAGGATACTCACTTGGAGAAATACCTGCTTGGCGAGTCTGTTTGCCGTGTCAAAGGCAATCACCGAGGTTCGCTAATAACCCGTGTCACCTCATCCACTCAATAG
- a CDS encoding right-handed parallel beta-helix repeat-containing protein yields MMFVPIGMAGDVMPVIDDEIVEVGEILRVEAGETYDFTELRIEGEVVVEGELFGQTIFVAPGGRLELNPGAVVTIADVEIDTSDDPHQMGNGILVAGELDVNGTEKTAYARLAEDAYANTSTLVFQNVPDDWEIGDVIAIADTRQLARQDLQYEPILNTSHPDRYRLRPKGGYWHETMQIVDIEGNLIRISEGLEHDHIGLAGNFPHVTNLTRDVLLRSENPDGTRGHLIGFQGAEMSIVGAQIDGFGRTTVDVLDSGQVTGGQIEHIGTNQVGRYAIHFHHVGTSGISEVRGTAINGSPKWGIGIHGTHFIDVTNNAVWQAVGAGIVTEDGNETGVVIEDNYAGASNGSGESIDGRKATPSEFAFEGAGIWLHGASQTVVRGNVSEGNAFSQYALFQFGDGSDPNKRLKVPKVVAAALSDPTQYEIYTQDTLRAHLQFAAFENNIAAGGKRGFDIWSLQTTNEFVGLTSWNTSEFAFADFYTSNAKLISDSSFFANPDINEGSVGISHQGAANRGDLDLSKVTVSGFAIGTILRPTGQKDAIVKSRLADVVFRDNDVGLLIKNGDGRHDTISVIDGIVDSIKLEWDLQQRSQLFRGDHSQRIVINGVDAYFEEQHPDYVVPNDKLFGYPGEGVTNQDLLDAGKRPTLGRLMPPDAFRPDWLLAGRLSHTSSVSPPIPEPTPEDRVEQLTFREFGTLAPTDVAFLTAGQIESIPNAYWFGTISAAARANLSLEQVQRLNVASRGTLHLLTEKQRQWLTFEQIRSVSFYDFPVLDENQIKLIHPVRFSDIPSAYWLSRIPAGVREQLTPPQVQNLMVDAAGMITYLTRTQISWLTEAQIQSLRYQNFVPLSSSQIKLLTPTQLASIPNQYWFSELSPQARAALEIDQVRNLQVSNPGIISLLTEMQILSLTETQIQTLHYADFRHLAESQVSALVNSQLESIPSYYWWTESFSEQSIVALSERGIQWLNDGVFVPRRLVASRF; encoded by the coding sequence ATGATGTTTGTCCCCATTGGCATGGCGGGCGACGTCATGCCAGTTATCGATGACGAAATTGTTGAGGTAGGCGAAATCCTCCGCGTCGAGGCCGGTGAAACTTATGATTTCACAGAACTAAGAATCGAAGGAGAAGTTGTCGTTGAAGGGGAGCTTTTTGGGCAGACAATCTTCGTGGCTCCGGGTGGACGACTGGAACTCAACCCGGGCGCGGTCGTAACGATCGCCGACGTCGAGATCGATACTTCGGACGATCCTCATCAAATGGGAAATGGGATCTTAGTCGCTGGCGAACTCGACGTTAACGGGACGGAGAAGACTGCCTACGCAAGACTCGCAGAAGACGCATACGCGAACACAAGTACATTAGTCTTTCAAAACGTTCCAGATGATTGGGAGATCGGAGATGTGATTGCGATTGCTGATACAAGGCAACTAGCGCGGCAAGATCTTCAATATGAACCCATCCTGAACACCTCACACCCCGATCGATATAGGCTACGCCCAAAGGGCGGCTACTGGCACGAAACGATGCAGATCGTCGATATCGAGGGAAATTTAATTCGGATCTCAGAAGGGCTTGAACATGATCATATTGGGTTGGCTGGAAACTTCCCTCACGTTACGAATTTGACCAGAGATGTATTGCTTAGATCCGAAAACCCTGATGGCACCCGGGGCCATCTGATCGGATTTCAAGGTGCCGAAATGAGCATTGTGGGCGCGCAAATTGACGGTTTCGGAAGAACCACCGTCGATGTACTTGACAGTGGTCAAGTAACAGGAGGCCAAATCGAACATATTGGCACTAACCAGGTCGGGCGATACGCGATCCATTTTCACCACGTGGGAACATCCGGAATATCGGAAGTTCGTGGTACCGCCATAAACGGCTCGCCGAAATGGGGAATTGGCATACACGGAACCCATTTTATTGACGTCACGAACAATGCCGTTTGGCAGGCAGTTGGCGCGGGAATTGTTACCGAAGACGGCAACGAAACGGGCGTCGTGATCGAAGACAATTACGCCGGCGCGTCGAACGGATCCGGCGAATCGATTGACGGGCGCAAGGCGACGCCGTCCGAATTCGCATTCGAGGGGGCCGGCATTTGGTTGCACGGGGCGAGCCAGACTGTGGTGCGTGGAAACGTATCCGAGGGGAATGCGTTCAGTCAATACGCTCTTTTTCAGTTTGGCGATGGGTCCGATCCTAACAAGCGGCTTAAGGTACCGAAGGTGGTCGCAGCGGCTCTGAGCGACCCAACCCAATACGAGATTTATACGCAGGATACGCTTCGGGCTCACCTGCAGTTTGCTGCGTTCGAGAACAATATCGCGGCTGGCGGAAAACGAGGTTTTGACATCTGGAGCCTTCAGACAACGAATGAGTTCGTCGGATTGACGAGCTGGAACACTTCCGAATTCGCCTTCGCTGATTTTTATACGAGCAATGCTAAATTGATTTCGGACTCATCTTTCTTCGCGAATCCGGATATCAACGAGGGTTCAGTCGGAATCTCGCATCAAGGCGCGGCGAATCGCGGCGATCTCGACCTTTCAAAGGTGACGGTTTCTGGCTTCGCGATAGGTACAATCCTTCGACCAACAGGCCAAAAAGATGCCATAGTAAAGTCACGCTTGGCAGACGTGGTATTTCGGGACAATGACGTCGGATTGCTAATCAAGAATGGTGACGGAAGGCACGATACGATATCTGTTATCGATGGAATAGTTGACTCAATCAAGCTTGAATGGGATCTACAGCAACGCTCACAGCTTTTCAGAGGCGATCACTCGCAGCGGATCGTTATAAATGGGGTAGATGCTTACTTTGAAGAGCAGCACCCCGACTACGTCGTGCCCAACGACAAACTGTTTGGGTATCCCGGCGAAGGGGTGACCAACCAAGATCTCTTAGATGCCGGCAAACGGCCAACACTTGGCAGGCTCATGCCTCCAGACGCCTTTCGTCCCGATTGGCTTCTGGCAGGCCGACTGAGCCATACGAGTAGCGTATCGCCACCAATCCCGGAGCCCACTCCCGAAGACCGCGTCGAGCAACTGACATTTCGAGAATTCGGAACCTTAGCTCCAACCGATGTCGCGTTCTTGACCGCGGGGCAGATTGAGTCGATTCCAAATGCTTATTGGTTTGGGACGATTTCTGCGGCGGCCCGCGCGAATCTGTCGTTGGAGCAGGTGCAGCGTCTCAACGTTGCTTCGCGCGGCACGCTTCATTTGCTGACGGAGAAACAGCGTCAATGGCTCACCTTCGAACAGATTCGTTCAGTGAGTTTTTATGACTTCCCTGTTCTTGATGAGAACCAAATTAAACTAATCCATCCAGTGCGATTCTCAGATATTCCTAGTGCATACTGGCTCAGCCGGATCCCCGCCGGGGTTCGGGAACAGCTTACGCCACCTCAAGTGCAGAATCTCATGGTAGACGCAGCGGGCATGATCACTTATCTCACGCGTACTCAGATTTCGTGGCTGACCGAAGCACAAATCCAATCACTTCGCTACCAAAATTTTGTTCCGCTTTCGTCATCGCAGATTAAGTTGTTGACGCCAACCCAGCTTGCCTCGATCCCCAATCAGTATTGGTTCAGCGAGCTTTCTCCTCAAGCGCGAGCAGCACTCGAAATAGATCAGGTCAGGAACCTCCAGGTTTCGAATCCCGGAATTATCAGCCTGCTGACTGAGATGCAGATCCTATCGCTAACTGAGACGCAAATCCAGACTCTTCATTATGCGGATTTTCGACACCTTGCAGAGTCTCAGGTTTCAGCACTAGTCAATTCGCAACTTGAATCAATCCCGAGCTACTATTGGTGGACGGAATCCTTTTCAGAACAGTCAATCGTTGCCTTATCAGAACGGGGGATTCAATGGCTGAATGACGGCGTCTTCGTTCCGAGGCGACTGGTCGCGTCAAGATTCTGA
- a CDS encoding glycosyltransferase: MLMSGVYVVSTEPPVFCVANNYLEVAAANASEAGMKAHFLVFPMWYAGDARGAISAFKATWKSRPHKVYWLCNAPAEERALRLLGLNASFCHHNLFCDETLFRPRAEKQVYDALYTAGLHNYKRVWLASKVPRLRIITASVQALDRLDDWGCSHAEANPEYLSKDDVAREICRSACCLALSKKEGGMFATTEYLLCGKPIVSTKSTGGRDFWFDPDNHVIAEADSSSVLNAVSSISKRTWQAEKIREHTLTKLRQQREILQDKISQISRRSLLSDATGNELSKRFVFGPHLPNLFSFLVGKTSPCAEVKAAIGAL, translated from the coding sequence ATGTTGATGTCTGGTGTCTATGTAGTCTCTACGGAGCCTCCAGTTTTCTGTGTAGCGAACAACTATCTTGAAGTCGCTGCGGCTAATGCATCCGAAGCGGGAATGAAAGCTCATTTCTTGGTTTTCCCTATGTGGTACGCGGGCGATGCCCGAGGTGCAATTTCCGCGTTCAAAGCGACGTGGAAATCCCGTCCGCACAAGGTGTATTGGTTATGCAACGCACCAGCAGAGGAGCGAGCGCTTCGTCTGCTCGGACTGAATGCTTCGTTTTGCCATCACAATCTTTTTTGTGACGAGACACTATTTCGTCCGCGAGCAGAAAAGCAAGTTTATGATGCTCTCTATACGGCAGGATTGCACAACTACAAACGTGTCTGGTTGGCGTCAAAAGTTCCCCGGTTACGAATCATTACCGCTAGCGTCCAGGCTCTCGATAGACTCGACGACTGGGGGTGTTCGCATGCGGAGGCTAATCCCGAGTATCTTAGCAAGGACGATGTAGCAAGAGAGATTTGTCGTTCAGCTTGTTGCCTTGCCTTGTCAAAGAAGGAGGGTGGAATGTTCGCGACAACCGAGTACTTGTTATGTGGTAAACCAATCGTTTCAACTAAGTCAACGGGTGGGCGTGACTTCTGGTTCGATCCTGACAATCATGTTATCGCCGAGGCTGACTCGTCTTCCGTTTTAAATGCCGTTTCATCCATTTCGAAACGAACTTGGCAGGCGGAAAAAATTAGAGAACATACACTTACAAAGCTTCGGCAACAGCGAGAGATATTGCAGGACAAGATAAGTCAGATTTCGCGTCGTTCACTATTGTCAGACGCGACGGGAAACGAACTCAGCAAGCGGTTTGTTTTCGGTCCTCACCTGCCCAACCTTTTCTCATTTCTAGTTGGAAAGACCTCACCTTGTGCCGAAGTCAAGGCCGCGATCGGTGCATTGTAA